A stretch of DNA from bacterium HR17:
CGGGCTTTGGCGAAGCCGACAGCGAGGCGCTGCAAAATCCCCTCGCGTTCAGCGTCAGGCACCGCTCCCAACTTCTCCCGCACCAACTCGCCGTGCACGACAACGCACGCTTGCGGTAACTTCGCCTGTAAATAGGCAGCAACTTCACTCACGCGGAAGTTGGGCGTGAAAGGGTCATCGTAAAGGTCGCAGCGAAACGGCAACACGGATCACTCTCCGACGAAGGCGGCGGCGACACCGGCGATAAACGCCGCTACCGCAAAATCTCGTTCGGCTCGTCGGAAGTCCTTCTCCTTGCGCAAGGGCAAAGGCAGGTCCGCCGAGCGTTGTGGTAGGTAGGTCACGGTGACGACATCACCGATTTGAAGCCGTTCCGCCGGCTCCCAGCAGGTCAGTGCCACAAGACTGCTACCGTAATCCACTTCCACGACGCGTCCGGCAGCGATGGGACGGTTGCCCCGCACGATGGCGACTTCCGCGCCGACAGGCAAGCCAACGATGAGGTCCAAACTGATGCGCACCGTCGGGGCATAGAAACGCTCTCGTCCCGCCGGGTGCACGGGGTCAAGGAAAGTGTAGGCTGGGGGTAATAAAACCTGTCCGCGCAGTTGCGCCGCCGTCGCCAGTTGCCGGGCAACTTCCTCCGCTGCTGTTTGAGCGGCGCGCGCGAACGCCGCCGGCGCATGATCACCCCGTCCTTGAGCCACCGCGCGGGCTTTCCAAATGACCCGAGGCGCCGCCACTGACGCCCGCACCGCTTCCAGCGTCAAAGAGGCGGTGACCCCGTTGCGCTCCGATCGTGTTACGGCGTTGGCGATGACGGCTTGCAAGACGCTCGGTGCTTTCGCCGCTTCACCCACTGCGACCAACTCAGCGGCGTCCAAAGGTAAGCGCTTCGGAAGGTTAGGGTCTTCTGCGACCTTGACAGCGAACACACCCGTGCGGTTGAGAGCGTCCGTCAGCGCCTGCAAGACGATGGCGCTATAGTCGTTAGAGCGGCTGCCGCTACGGTCCGCGACGCCGAGACAGAGAACAGGCATCGGGTACGGAGCGGCGTGAAGCCCTGCCACCAGCAAACCTGTTACGATACTGACCACGCCAAGCCGTCGGAACATCTTGTCTCACCCCCACTTCGGCGTCAGAGTTTTGCGGCTCGGATTGACAGCACCCTTGCGCCTTTGCGATGAATAGTCTCGTGCCAAAGCGGTTAGCGCCAATTTTGGCGCAGAGACAAGGGGATGTTACAATTTCGCATTAGACCGGCGATGGAAAGGCACTGGGACGACGACAGGCATGTTGTCCACGCTGAATGGGGGCGCCGATGGTCCGGAGGCGTCAACCAAGCCTTTTTGCTGGTGCGGGGGTTGATGGCACGCGGCGTGCCAGGAACACTTGTTTGCCCTCGTGGTGCCCCGTTGGAACGGCGGGCGATGATGGCAGGCGTGCCCGTGGTTACTTTCCCGTTACGAGGCGAGCACAGCCTGCCGACTTGGTGGCGGTTTGCCCGGTGGCTGTGCGAGCGGCGCCGCATCACACCGTCGCTCATCGTCCACGCTCACAGCCGGCGCGGGGCGTTGCCGACCTTGCTGATTGCCCGCTGGCTAAAGTTGCCGACGATCCTGCACTGGCGGGTCGCCGCGCCGCTGCCTCGGTGGTTGGTGCCTCTAGCCGATCAGGTCATTGCCGTCTCCGAGGCAAGCGCTCGCGCCGCGATGCAGGCAGGTATCGCCACCGATCGCATCGCCGTCGTCCGCAGCGCCATTGAGCCAGACCACTTCACCCCGCACCGAGACGCCCGACAGCAGGAGCGGATACGATGGGGACTTGCAAAACACGCCTTCGTCGTCGCCGGCGTTGGGCGGCTGGTCGCGGGCAAAGGCTACGAAGTCGTGTTGGACGCGCTAGCGGCGATGAACGAAAACGAGCGCCCTATCTTGCTGCTGGCAGGCGATGGACCACTGGGTCCCTCGCTGGAACAAATGGTGGACAGATGGCGCTTGGGACTGTGGGTGCGGTTTGTCGGGTTTCAGGACGACGTGCGGGCAGTGCTGTGGGCAGCCGATGCCTTCGTCCATGTCCCAACACATTTCCCTGAAGGCACACCCAACGCTATTCTGGAAGCGATGGCGGCGTGTTTGCCTGTGATCGCCACACCCGTCGGAGGCACGGGCGAAATTGTGGAACCTGACCGCACGGGGCTGCTTGTCCCGCCTGGTGACACGGTGGCATTGGTGGAAGCGCTGCGGCGCTTGCGCGCCGACCCGGCGGAGCGGCACCGGCTGGGTGCTGCCGCCCAAACTTATGTGCGGGAGCACCATAGCCTTAACCGCTTGGTGGAACGGGTGAACGCCATTTACACCCACCTGTGGCATGAACATGAGGCAGTGCTGTGTTGAATAATGAGGTTCGCTCGGAGGGCGGCTCTGAGCCGCCGCAAAAATCGGCGCGTCAGAAGACGCGCCCTCCGAATGTTGAAGGTTTGCTCGGAGGGCGGCTCTCTGAGCCGCCAAAAATCGGCGCGTCAGGAGATGCGCCCGCCGAGATGCTGAAGGTTCGTTCGGAGGGCGGCTCTCTGAGCCGCCAAAAATCGGCGCGTCAGGAGATGCGCCCGCCGAGATGCTGAAGGTTCGTTCGGAGGGCGGCTCTCCTGAGCCGCTGCAAAAATCGGCGCGTCAGGAGACGCGCCCTCCGAATGTTGAAGGTTCGTTCGGAGGGCGGCTCTCTGAGCCGCCAAAAATCGGCGCGTCAGGAGATGCGCCCGCCGAATGTTGAAGGTTCGTTCGGAGGGCGGCTCTCTGAGCCGCCAAAAATCGGCGCGTCTTCTGACGCGCCCTCCGAGTTACCGCAAGGAAAATTTAACATAGACGCAGGAGACAGCCTATTCCCCGCACGGTCGTTAATGGACGGAAGCATGGAGGCGCCGGACGATGAGCGAGCGCATCGCTGCCCTAACGCTCAACCACATCGGCGATGTGGTGTTCGTGGAACCTGCGTTGACGGCTTTGCGGGCGGGGCATCCGACGGCGCGCCTTGTCGTCATCACTTCGCCTGAGGGGCAGGCAGTCTTAGCCTGCAACCCGGCAGTTGACGAAGTGTGGGTGCGCCAACGGGACGGATGGAGCTGGTGCCAACTGGCTCGCCGGTTGCGGCGGTATATGCCGACCGTCGCGGTGAGTTTTTCGCCTTCATCGTTAGGGTTAGCACTTTGCGCCTTCTTGAGCGGGGCACCCCGACGCATCGGGTTTGCCTTTCGCCCAGGGCTGCCCTTGTTGTTCACAGCGGCGTTGCCCCTTGATCCGCAACGACATGTCGTTGAGGACTATTTGGCATTGGTGGAAACTGCTGGAGGCAAACCTGTGCGACAGCAACCCCGTTTGTTCGTTACAGCGGAAGAACGCTCCCATGCCTATCAACGGTTGCAGCAATTGGGTTGGGATGGCACGACGCCACTGTTAGGTTGTCATCCCTTTTCCAGCGTCGCCAGCAAGGAGTGGAGCACGGACAACTTCGCTACGCTACTTCGCCGGTTGAGCGGTGCCTTAGGGGTTCAACCTGTTATCTTCGGCAGCGATGCGGAACGGCACCGTGCCGAACGGCTGGCGCACCAAGTGCAGGGCATCGTCGCGGCAGGCGCGTTGGCGTTGCGAGAATTTATCGCCGCTGTCACTTGGTGCAGTGGGTTTATCGGCGGCGATAGTGGACCTGTGCACATCGCTGCGGCGTTGGGCGTGCCGACGGTAGCGTTATTTGGACCGACTGACCCTATCCGCACAGGTCCGTTGGGCTCTCAAGTGACAGTGGTCCGCTCACCGACCGGCGATATGCGTGACATCCCGTTAGAGGCGGTGTGGGCGGCAGCCAAAACTTTAGGGACAAAGGTAGGCGCTGGGCAGTGCCCCTCTCGGTCATCGTCTTGACCCGCAACGAAGCAACGAACATTGAGCGTTGCTTGAACAGCGTGGCATGGGCGGATGAGATCGTCGTCGTGGATGCCGAAAGTGAAGATGAAACCCGTGCTATCGCGGAGCAGATGGGCGCTAAAGTCATTGTCCACCCTTGGCAAGGGGCAGGGGCGCAATATGCCTTGGGCATCGCCCATGCGACAGGCGATTGGGTGCTTGTCGTGGACGCTGATGAGGAAGTAACGCCGGAACTGGCAGACGCTATCCGTTGTGTGATTGTCAACCCCGACGCATTAGACGGCTACCGTGTCAAGCGGGTCAACTATGTGCTGGGGCGATGGTTGCGCTATGGCGGTTGGCAGGAATGGGTGGTGCGTTTGTTCCGCCGTGATAAAGTGATTTCGCCGCCGACACTTCACCCCCGCTTTCAAGTTCAAGGGCGCGTCGGCTACCTACCCTACCCACTGCGCCATTACATGGCACCTGACTTATTGGACTGGTGGCAGCGAAGTTTTCGGTTGGCACGCACGGAAGCCGCGGTGGAATTTTTGCAAGGAGTGCGTTTTAGCGGTTGGGCACTTTTAGGCGGCTTTTGGAAATTTGTTCGTCGCTTCATTTTCAAGGGCGGTTTTTTGGACGGTTGGGCGGGCTTTTACGCTTGCCTGCATCGCTTCCTTTACATCGCCGTCAAGCAGGCGCACTTGCTGGAATTGGAGCGGGGCAAATCCAGCCGAGCACAGCGCCCCGAGACAGCGCCGTTTAAGTGAGCGCGAGCAACGCTTCGGCAGCATCCAGCACGACTTCGGGCGCAATTTGCTGGATGCAATGGGGCTGATGAGCGATGCATTCGTCGGTGCATGGCGGCAAGGGGCGTTCTGGCTGCAAGATTCGGTGCGCCACGCCCCAAGGTCCAAACCGTTCTGGCGCGTTCCAACTGTAAGGCGAACCTGTCTTCGGATGGCAGGAAATTTCTACAACGGGCACACCGACCGCTGCAGCGAGGTGCATCGCGCCCGTGTCGTGCCCGATATAAAGCCGACAGCGCCGCAGCAGTGCCGCTGTCGCTCGCAACCGTAAAGCGCCCGCTGCGTTGATGACAGCCTGCTCCAAACCGTCGGCGATGGATTGGGCGAAATCCCGCTCCGTTACCCCTCCGACCAGCACCACGCGCACTCCATAGCGCTGATGGAGCCATTTGCCGACAGCGATGAAACCGTCCAGCGGCCAGCGGCGTTTCAGATCCGTCCCACCGATGCCAAAAGCGACCAAGGTCTCGTCGTCGCCCACTCCCTGCGCCCGTAGGAGTGCTGCTGCGTCAGCGTCGTCGGACTCGGTCAGCCACACTTCCAGTCGCTC
This window harbors:
- the kanE_3 gene encoding Alpha-D-kanosaminyltransferase, producing the protein MLQFRIRPAMERHWDDDRHVVHAEWGRRWSGGVNQAFLLVRGLMARGVPGTLVCPRGAPLERRAMMAGVPVVTFPLRGEHSLPTWWRFARWLCERRRITPSLIVHAHSRRGALPTLLIARWLKLPTILHWRVAAPLPRWLVPLADQVIAVSEASARAAMQAGIATDRIAVVRSAIEPDHFTPHRDARQQERIRWGLAKHAFVVAGVGRLVAGKGYEVVLDALAAMNENERPILLLAGDGPLGPSLEQMVDRWRLGLWVRFVGFQDDVRAVLWAADAFVHVPTHFPEGTPNAILEAMAACLPVIATPVGGTGEIVEPDRTGLLVPPGDTVALVEALRRLRADPAERHRLGAAAQTYVREHHSLNRLVERVNAIYTHLWHEHEAVLC
- the rfaF_1 gene encoding ADP-heptose--LPS heptosyltransferase 2 — encoded protein: MSERIAALTLNHIGDVVFVEPALTALRAGHPTARLVVITSPEGQAVLACNPAVDEVWVRQRDGWSWCQLARRLRRYMPTVAVSFSPSSLGLALCAFLSGAPRRIGFAFRPGLPLLFTAALPLDPQRHVVEDYLALVETAGGKPVRQQPRLFVTAEERSHAYQRLQQLGWDGTTPLLGCHPFSSVASKEWSTDNFATLLRRLSGALGVQPVIFGSDAERHRAERLAHQVQGIVAAGALALREFIAAVTWCSGFIGGDSGPVHIAAALGVPTVALFGPTDPIRTGPLGSQVTVVRSPTGDMRDIPLEAVWAAAKTLGTKVGAGQCPSRSSS